From the Quercus lobata isolate SW786 chromosome 6, ValleyOak3.0 Primary Assembly, whole genome shotgun sequence genome, one window contains:
- the LOC115994967 gene encoding leucine-rich repeat extensin-like protein 1 produces the protein MSTLHILKISLMFLFMSLKMSSPATAATATTITATSKYQIACTMCSACNNPCNNPVPSPPPPSPPPPSPSPPPPSPSQPPPTQSSSSSNCPPPPTPSSGGSVYYAPPPPSQPSYTYSSPPPPNGVVGGNYYPPPNYKNHPIPPPPNPIVPYFPFYYYNPPPASIANSIGFSLFYTISIAFSVFLCFL, from the coding sequence ATGAGCACCCTCCACATActaaaaatctctcttatgTTCCTTTTCATGTCTCTCAAGATGTCAAGCCCAGCCACAGCCgcaacagcaacaacaataaCAGCCACTTCCAAGTACCAGATCGCATGCACAATGTGCTCAGCATGTAACAACCCTTGTAATAACCCAGTTCCTTCACccccaccaccatcaccaccaccaccatcaccctcaccaccaccaccatcaccatcacaACCTCCACCAACACAATCATCATCCTCTTCCAATTGTCCACCACCACCAACTCCAAGCTCAGGAGGCTCAGTCTATTACGCACCACCCCCACCATCTCAGCCCTCATACACTTATtcctcaccaccaccacctaaTGGTGTAGTTGGAGGCAATTATTATCCTCCACCAAATTATAAAAACCACCCAAttcccccaccaccaaacccaatTGTACCATACTTTCCATTCTACTATTATAACCCTCCTCCAGCATCTATTGCAAACTCGATTGGGTtctctttattttatactatttctaTTGCCTTTTCCGtgtttctttgctttctttga